The Pelodiscus sinensis isolate JC-2024 chromosome 32, ASM4963464v1, whole genome shotgun sequence genomic sequence TCCTGCTGTTCAGGTGTGACAGGTGCAACTCTACACTCAGACATCACCAACcagagctgcagggggtggggggtaaCCCCAGTGGGGCACTGGCTCATTTCACCAGCTGGGGGGCAAGGCTCAGGTATTTGAGTGgggctgccccaggtcacacctgcCGGGGGGCTGGCCCCACTCTCTGTCCATGGGACTGGCCCCATCCCGCTTGCTCCTCCCTGTGTGTGTCAGGGGCTTTGGGAGACTTCAGCCGACAATGGCTCCAGAGACCAGGACAGCCCCGGTTCTGTCGGCTCCACCTGCCCCGGCTGGGGAGATAAACCAGCGACACCAGCCAGCCCCAGTGACCTGGCAATTCTCTCCACAGGAACCTGCCtccccgccgggcgccagggaagAGACACGGAGCtgggatccttcagcacctgcaGCTGGTTTGATCGGTGCCTGCCGaggctgggctggctgtggggataAAAGCAGCACCCAGGGGAGCTTTGGAACAGCTCGCTGGAACCcggctcagccccaccctggctgGTCGGGGCATTCGGGCCAAACTCCCCATCCAGTGATATTGGAAGGGGGGTTTCCCTGATCACCCCACGTAGCCAAACTACTCGCCGCACTGAACTTGTGAGCTGCTCTGAGGGTCTCCTTTCCATAAGGCTCTGCCGGACCCACAGTGACCACGGCCCATAGTTCCTGGCTGTGGAAGGATGGTTCAGACAAACATGGCCACGGATCTCTCAGACCCCCGAAAGATGGAGAACGGGGAGACAAGGTCAAATCTACTCCCAAATGGCACCGCGCACAAGGATGAGAAGTTTTCAGGTCAGTCTCTTTGGGGTCCTTCTACACCTCCCCGTCCACGTGGAACCCGTATTAACGTGGGCCTTggtctccctctagtggctgaTCGGTATGAAAAGACAGAAAACAGTTACCGCCTTCCAGGGTCGGCACAGAggcttggggtgtgtctacacaccaccgttattttgagataacgcGATCGTCTGCACAGCcattccactattttgaaataattttgaataacGGGCAGCTTACTCTGAAACTTGTAAACCTTCATTCcgcaaggaataacgcctcttctgaaatagctatttcaaaataaggcgtgtgtagacacgcctctgctgctatttcaaaatagcccctccccagggccattctaaattattcctcctggggctctaaatcgagatggGCTGTCTtagactgattttgaggcttccctgcagtgtagatgcactattttggaatagctcttCTGGAATaatttattccgaaatagccgtgcagtgtagatgtaaccgtggtctatactagaccaggtcagcttaaggtacgcaactccaggtacagaaaatgcatagctggagtggGCTTAACTTAAACCGAGCTGTGTTGGCTTCCCTTCCTCTAGCAGAAGGCCGAGTACTGGACACCAGCAGGGATAGCCCTCGGCGctcgatttacaggtctatactagacctgctaaatcaaatgctagaagatcgacctccagaaGTCGATCTTGCACGAAGTATAGATGTGTCCACAGATCCTTCTATCTCAGTCCCTCCGTATTCACCTCACTTCCTCCTAGTCTTGGATGAGCTGGTCAAATTTCCTTCAACTTCTGAGTGGAAGTGGGTTTCTTTAACAAGAGATTTCTACCCTCTCCCCGTGAATCCTTTTGGTCCGATGTTTTCATGGCTTCACATGGAACCCTGACCCGTCTTCCTTTCCAACAGACAAGTTATTGtttgcgggagaggggaggggaagacatTTTTGTGTTTGAAACCAGGAGACGAATCCAGGAAATGTCGGGGTCTCCTCTCCCTTTGCAGAGAACTCTGTCTCCGGGCGGAGTTTAAAGGGAAAACACTGTTGaaacccacttttttttttaagttgaaagcctcccctccccctcaatttGGAGTGAAAATTTTCACTTCCTGCTCTTTGCAAGATATCCTTCCCCCtccttaaaaaaacaaagaaacaacccGGCTGCACCTGTTACTAATAGTTCagaccccgcccctcccagccagcagcatgcGCATGAACGGCGATTTCTCTTGCAGGTTTGTGGTTTCGGTTGAAAGCGTTGGCCCAGCGCTGCGCGGTTCTGAACCTGCTTCTCGTTCTTCTCCAGGCCAGCCTGGTCGTCATCCTCATCATCATCCTCGCGGCCCGGCCAGGTGAGTGCGGTGCCCGCACGGGTCCCCTCTCTGCGCCGCGCACTCAGTGCTGGAAATGCCAGAAGCCCACCCAATTTCTCCCCCCtcacctgctgcccccctgcccccattGCTTCAGCCCTCACATCTGACTTTGCTGAGCCCTGGGCTTTGCTGTGgggtctgcccccgcccccctcaaATTCCCACCAGCTGTTGGCTCATTCGGCCATTTCCCCCACATGTGGCTACCCAGGGCTGGGAGTCATGGtgttgtctcctcctcctcccctcccgtcGGGAGGAACATTTAGGGTCACGGTGCTCAGTGCTGTTCCACGGATGCCACATCAAaggctgggccatttctgtggcTAGATCCCATCCTTCCCAAAATGTTAGCACCCCCTCAGGGACACACGTTCAAGCTACATCTACGCTGCCAGCTTTCTCTGCCCaaattatgctaatgagggactcatttgcatgcgTCGTAATCTCATTTGCCTATTTTCTACCGATCCAtttctgtgcaaaaacaagccatgtgggtgttttctttttgcgcaaaacccccccctttttccgcaagaacGGTACACCGCCTTCtagggggcataaggatcttgcggaaaaagtgggaaaaaccccagtgcaaaaacggatcggcagaaaatatgcaaatgctatcacgactcatgcaaatgagtccctcattagcatatttgtgcagagaaaactcgtagtgtagacgtagcctcactccCCTGCTTAGACCATGACTAGCGAGCGCGGTgtcggcagggagcaggggagtgggaggagagaaaaaaatctctGGGTAATGTCAGGCTGGGCACAAATCTCTCAccctgctgctttctcctctccAGACAGGATATCTGAGCCATCTCCAACGGCTGCTGCCTGCTCTGTGACTGCCTGCCCCGATGGCTGGGTCGGGTACCGGGGGAAGTGTTACTATTTCTCAGAGTCTGAAGCAACCTGGACCGACAGCCAGAAGAACTGCTCAGCCCACGGCGCCTCCCTGGCTGGGATTGACACGCAGCAGGAAATGGTGAGactgattctgggctgcacggGGTGGGGGTGGCAAAGGCTTGGCCTTGATGCTTGAATTTAGGGCAACTTCCCCCAGCCCAGAACAGCTGGAGCTCTGAGTGCTCTGTCCACACCCCATCCTCCCCACACGCCGGGCACGGAGTCGGAGCCATGTGGGGCTAATGTGCCTACCCCCTATTCCCAGGGAATTCCCAGAGGGGGATCCAGATGTTTCCCAGCCCCTTGTATGTGAGAAGAGCAGCCTTGCTAGTCCAGGCATTTTAAACTCAACAATCAGGACCCCCCCAAACCATGCAACTGGTTTTAAAACAGCCATGAGGGCTTCTAATTTTTCCAGTGTCAGAGCTTTTGGGGGCTCACATTTTCAAGTTTCTCGGCAACCACGAGGGCTAGAAACCTAGGAAAGACGAGGGTCTCCTGTAATCCCGGGACTCCAGGCTCTGTGGTGTTACGAAAGCCACCAGCCAGGACACAGGTCGCAGTAAATCACGGGGTTGGGTCAGGAACAGGAGTGTTTAATGGCCTGGGATGCAGctgggcagcagagccaggaggctGCTAAATACCAGCGCTGGTCGCAAATTAGCATGTCCAGCCTAAGGGAAATTTGGGATAAAAACAAACGTCAAAGCATCGGACCCAGGACGAGAGGCTGAAATAACTCCGCTTGCAATGTTCCATTCGGCTCCAGCCATATAGGAAACCGTCTGTGTGACAGGGTGGGACTCACCTTTCGGGAGGGCGCCCCCCTCTGGTCGAGCACAGTCGTACAGCATCCTTGGCAACACAGCCCCCTGGCCAAGTCGCACACCCCGTGTGCAATCACACAAACCTTCCAGGGTGCACACCTGACTCGCGtcctttcctccttgtgacaggATTTCATAAGGCGCTATAAAGACCCCAGCTCCAGGTATTGGATCGGGCTCCGGCGGGAACCAGGCCAGCCCTGGAGATGGACCAATGGCACCGTATTCAGTGGCTGGTGAGttttcccccacttctcctcccgatcttccctggccagccccgctgcccccgtcagccctgcttccggcagccagttctcccctcctcctcctgatttcctctggccagccccgctgcacccaaccctcaccccgcacctcagccctgcttcccactggccagttccccTGTctgatctcctctggccagccctgctggccccgacgacacccccccccccccccagcctgcttccctcTGGCTGGTTCCCCCCTCCAATTTCCCCCGtccagctccactgcccccaacgaccccccctctcccttggccagccctgcttcccaccagctgcccctcccctcacctcctggccagtccccctgcccccatctgagatcaagtgggtccagtaattttttttaactcaccTGGTAACTTTATGGTTAACCCCATGACTGAGGCCACTTCCTGCCGGGGCTGGGGAAGTCTGGTTCCTGGGGCCCCCCCAGGCAGGCTCTGTGGTTTTGGGGCGCATGGCTGCGCTAATCGCCGGGTGGGGCGGCTCGTTGTGTGTTGCAGGTTTGCGATAGCGGGCGGCGAGTGGTGCGCGTTTCTCAGCAACGGCCATTGCGGCAGCTCGCACTGCTCCGGGGAAGGTCGCTGGATCTGCAGCGAACCCGCCCGGAGCCCAGAAGGCGGAGTCAAGTCACCGCAGCCCGAATGAGGCGACCTGGTCCTGTCCGTGGGGCTGTCCCAAGTGGCCACAGTGTGCAAGGCACGTGATGTGCTGGCAAAGGGGGACAGCCCCAGCATCAAGGCAAGGAGACACTCGCTGGAGGACAGcacagagctcccctcccccaggggtgtCTGCCTCCTGTTGGCCCGTGTGAGGGCTCCAAGGAAAAAGAGCTGAGCGTTTGCGGACAGCTCATGAGCTGATGGGATGGAACCAAAACCCGTGTCCCTCCCcggctgagggcagcccctgggtTCAGGTGTAATGTCGTCttgaatcatgggtagtgtgaacggtTGGCATGAGTGAATCTACAGAAAGTGAGCTCAAGAGAGGCCGTGCTGACGTCCAGAGGATTATGGTTCCTTTACAACTTGGAGAGAAAGGACTGTGGAAATAAAAGAACTGTGTATGTGGCTGAGGCAGCGTTCCCAGCACTGCTGTCATGAtgatgagggttagccagcagcctggggattaaggggttaactacacctagccaggtggagtgaccaataggaatgtaggtgggacttttcaaactgggacaaaggaatatGGGTTTttgtcctttctccttttgtctctctgggagagtgctctgcagctacagagagggacaagcatgtctctctctctctctctctctccaagacaccagtcttcattttctgtaagtagggtaaagtttaggtagtttcgttaggctttcttgttttaagggttgggtgcgggatctgagatctggccctgcttaaaagatgttttggcttttcttcgtaactaagttctaggcccatggagtttctccatgagtatattttgttacctcctatctagtcattatggttgcaacaggaatagtgttgtaataataaaagttctttcttttcttttcattaacctggcagtggttaatggtgtgccctgatttttattttagaggtgagatttcccaaatgatctttcccctgatttctttatcaacatttgggtggtggcagcggaagttttattcccaagatctaggtttttaagatcttggggggaagttttataccaaagcctggtagagaaggctttggggtacacttgctggcccccacttctgcatttatcatgccagagtggggaaggagcatgACACCTGCCAGATAAAAACAAGTAACAAGGGAAGAATCTAACCAAGGACAGATCATTGTTTCACACGCGTGGTGAGGCAAGCTGTGCAGACACCGGATATTCTCGATCAGTTGTGGACACACCAGTAAGGAGAAGGGGGTGTCACTAACGGACATTATCCCACCTGGACTGTATGCAACCCGTGGATGGCATCTCACTGGACTGGCCCCTGCCGAGGGGATGTGTACCACACAATTTTTCCCCCATCAGTTGGAGTCCATCGATTCAGCATATTGGGGTGACGTGCACGTCAGACTTCCGcctcaaccaaattaaccaacattacctggggtctggccagcccaagagggtgagtgtgtgttAAATTGAATGAAGAATTAGGCTGCTAAATTGGATTAAAGCTTAGATGTAGATAGTTCGTTAtccatttaaatattgcttttaat encodes the following:
- the LOC142823135 gene encoding C-type lectin domain family 2 member B-like; the protein is MVQTNMATDLSDPRKMENGETRSNLLPNGTAHKDEKFSGLWFRLKALAQRCAVLNLLLVLLQASLVVILIIILAARPDRISEPSPTAAACSVTACPDGWVGYRGKCYYFSESEATWTDSQKNCSAHGASLAGIDTQQEMDFIRRYKDPSSRYWIGLRREPGQPWRWTNGTVFSGWFAIAGGEWCAFLSNGHCGSSHCSGEGRWICSEPARSPEGGVKSPQPE